A genome region from Salmo trutta unplaced genomic scaffold, fSalTru1.1, whole genome shotgun sequence includes the following:
- the LOC115190468 gene encoding polypyrimidine tract-binding protein 3-like: protein MSHLNGQRLHGKVIRVTISKHQTVQLPREGQEDQGLTKDFSGSPLHRFKKPGSKNFQNIFPPSATLHLSNIPPSITDDILKELFAGTGYTVKAFKFFQKDRKMALIQLGSVEEAIQALIDLHNHDLGENHHLRVSFSKSTI from the exons ATGTCCCACCTGAACGGCCAGCGGCTGCACGGTAAGGTGATCAGAGTGACCATCTCTAAGCACCAGACGGTCCAGCTGCCCAGGGAGGGACAGGAAGACCAGGGCCTCACTAAAGACTTCAGCGGCTCCCCTCTACACCGCTTCAAGAAGCCTGGATCCAAGAACTTTCAGAACATCTTCCCTCCCTCtgccaccctccatctctccaacatCCC TCCATCTATAACAGATGACATCCTGAAGGAGCTGTTTGCTGGGACTGGATACACAGTCAAGGCCTTCAAGTTCTTCCA GAAGGACCGTAAGATGGCTCTGATCCAGTTGGGTTCAGTGGAGGAGGCCATCCAGGCCCTGATCGACCTCCACAACCACGACCTGGGAGAGAACCATCACCTCCGCGTGTCCTTCTCCAAGAGCACCATCTGA